A genomic window from Cytobacillus suaedae includes:
- a CDS encoding YlbF family regulator: MAVNMYDVAYEVEKAIRESAEFKNLRNMYDEVNADESAKTMFDNFRNIQLNIQQKQMMGEDISQEEVEQAQKMVALVQQHATISKLMEAEQRMSMTITELNKIIMAPLEELYGSLENK; encoded by the coding sequence ATGGCAGTCAATATGTATGATGTGGCATATGAAGTGGAAAAAGCAATTCGTGAGAGCGCAGAGTTCAAAAACTTGAGAAACATGTACGATGAGGTCAATGCAGATGAATCAGCTAAAACAATGTTCGATAACTTCCGTAACATCCAATTAAACATACAACAAAAACAAATGATGGGTGAAGATATATCTCAAGAAGAAGTAGAACAAGCTCAAAAAATGGTAGCCCTAGTTCAACAACACGCTACTATCTCAAAGCTCATGGAAGCAGAACAACGCATGAGCATGACAATTACTGAACTTAACAAAATCATCATGGCTCCTTTAGAAGAGCTTT